The following is a genomic window from Jannaschia sp. S6380.
CCGATCCTGCGGCGCGGGCCAGATAGGCGAACAGTGCCGAGATCAGCGGGCGCAGGCGGCGGTCCTCCATCTCGATCGCCTGGGCCGCGAAGTCGTTCAGGTCGGGCAGGCCGAAGGTGACGAAATGGCGGTGCTTCTCGAATTGGGCGCAGAACAGCCAGACGCGCTCGCGCCAAGGCAGGAGCGCCGTGCGGGGCCAGCCCTCGATGATGTCGCCCAGCACATAGGTCTCGGGCGGAATGTAGATCTGCCCCGAGGCCATCAGCACACGCCGGACCAGCGTGTTGCCGCTGCGCCCCGATCCGATTACGAAAAGGGGCGCGCCGGGCCGGGCCGGCATCCGTCGCAGGCGCGGAAGGGCAAGCCGCAAACCAAGGCGGTTCAGGGAGGAGAGGTCGGGCATGGTTCGTTCAGGTCTCGTTCATCCATCGGCTCCGGCGAGGCGCCGACGATAGTGCCCCACCAGCTTGCGTGCCAGCACGAGCGGCGGCGTGACCACCCCCGCGCGGGAGGCGTCGCCCGGGTCGTCGCGCAGACGCGCCAGCCGGTCTGTCAGGCCGGCGGCGCCGAACCGCGTGGCCATGCGTCGGCGCACCTCCTCGGCCCGATCCCGCGCGGCGGTGGGGTCGGACGCGATCCGGGCGACGGCGTTCCGCACCTCGGCCGGGGTACAGTACTGGGCCAGGTCGCCGAAGGTCGCTTGCAGGCGCGGGTCCAGCAGACACGGCCTGCCGCAGAGCGCCGCCTCGACCACGGTGCGTCCGAACGCCTCCAGAAGGGCGGGGTGGTAGTGGTAGGTGAAGATGTCGAGCGAGTTCAGGAAATCGACCACCGGCTCGGCCCCGAAGGACAGCACCTCCCACCGGTCGGGATGGGCGCCGCGCGCGGCCAACGCCGCGGCCGGGCAGCCGAGGACCCGGACGCGCAGGCCGGGACCGGCCGGCAGTGCGGCATCGATCTCCGGCCCCGTGGCTGGAAACTTGAGCGGGTCCGACCGCCCGTGCCGGCCGATCACCACGTCGCCGCCGTCGAACGGCGCCCGCAGGACCGGCCAGTCGGCCGGGTCGAACATGTTGGGCCAGTCCTCGGATGTCTGCCGCAGCAAGGGCGCGAACCCGGCGATCTGCGCGCGGACAACGGCCGAGACGGGCGCGATCCAGGCGTTCAGCCCCAGCGCCGCGCGGGCCCGACGCAGCGCGCCCAGCGGGTTGTATTCCAGCGACCCGTCGGCCCGGAACGGCGTGTGATGCGCGACCAGAACGGCACGGTCGGCCCGCAGGTCGGCCCGTTCCTCGATCCCGCGTGCGAAGACCAGGGGGTGGTGCAGGAAGGCCAGCGGCGCCGTCGCCGAGATCCCGGGCGACAGGGCGATAACCCCGTTCAGGTCGCGCAGGGCCAGCGCCTTGGGATTGGCCGGATCGCGCGCGTCGTCGAGATAGCCGGACCGCACGAAGAGAAGGCCCACCTTCAGGCCGGACGCGGCCATCGCCGAGACGTCCGCCACCAGCGCGGCGGTGCTGCCGCCCGCGAAACGGGGGTCGGCGACCACGAGGATATCGAACGTCTTCAACGCGACGGACCGATCCGGCCGATCGCCTCGCGCCCCAAGCGCGCCAGAAGATCGGCGCCCACTCGCGGCGGCGCCCAGAAACAGGCCGCGGCGGCGCGCGGGTCCGAGCGGCGCACGGCGTCGATCATCCGCCGCCACGCCCATTTCTTCTGCTGCTCCAGCATGTGCGCGTGCAGGGCCGCGCGAACGTCCCCGGGCAGGTCGGGCGTCCGCAGCATCGCGCGGTCTGCGGCGATCAGTTGCGCGTGGGCGGCGGTCGGATGGGCGCCCGAGAGGGAGTTCGCGCGAACGGTCGCCACATATCCATGCGGATCGGTGACGATGAACCGCGCACCGGCGATCAGGGCCCGGGTGTAGAGGACGAAATCCTCGCCCAGCCGGATCTCGGGGACGTAGGTCAGGTTTTGGCGTTCCAGGAAGGCGCGCGACATCAACGGCTTGAGGAACCCCATCTCGCGCCGCCCGCCATGCCGGGACGACAGGTTGGCGCGCACGAAAGCGGCCGCGTCGACCTCCATCCGGCCCAATTCGGTGTCCGACAGCATGCGCGTCCGTTCGGCGTCAGGCGCCCCGTCGACCTGCTTCCACAGATCGTCGGCCACCATGTCGGCGCCCGTCTCTGCCGCGATCGAAGACAGACGGGCCAGGCGGTCGGGTTCCATCCAGTCATCCGAATCGAGAACCGCGATCCAGGGCGCGCCGCTTTCGGCGATGGCGCGGTTGCGCGCGGCCGATGGGCCGAGGTTGCGCGGCTGGCGCAGCACGCGCAGGCGCGCATCGCCGGCCGCGCGCCGCGCGGCCAGGTCGCCAGTGCCGTCGGTCGAGGCGTCGTCGACCACGACGATTTCCACCGGAACGGTCTGCGACAGGGCCGCGTCGATGGCGCGGTCCAGCGTCGCCGCGGCATTCCAGGCGGCGATGACGACGGTGACGTGCGGCGCCTCGCGGTTCATCCGCCGACATCCCCGTCGGAGCACATCGGCGCGTCGGAGCCCGGCGGCCGATACGACACGCAGCGGTAGAGCGCGCGCGCCTTCACGTCGCCGGGGGCCACGCCGGACCAGTCGGCCTGCGCTTCGCCGCCTGCCCAGATGTTGAACATGATCCGTCCCGGGATGTCCGGGATCGCGGTGTCGTCGGCATGGACGCGGAAGAGCTCGCGCCCGTCCGCGTACCAGACGATCTCCTCCGGCGACCAGTCGAACGCATAGACATGCGAGCCCTCGGCCGCGTCGAAGCCCAGATCGACCCATTGCCCGGGCAGGGGCGCGCCCTTGGCGAAGCGGGTCACCCAGACCCGGGTGGTGTCACGGCCCAGGAACTCCAGGTCGATCTCGTCCTGCGGATCGCCGTAGAACGGGCCGGTATAGGTGAAGAAGCTGGAAATGACGCCCTCGCCGCGGGCTGCGGTCATCTCCACCTCGTAGCGCCCGTAATGGGTGCGAAGCCTGCGCTGGACCTCGGCGCCGTGGAATTCGGTCTCCGCCTCGTCGGGCGACGGAACCAGCGACAGGCTCAGCGCGTCGTCGAACCAGCCGACGGCATCGCGAACCCATGCGGTCCGGAAACCATTGGACCGGATCGTGAAATGACTGACCTGCCATCCGTCATCCAGCCGTTCGCCCGCCACGAAGCGGGACAGGAACGCCCCTTCGGGCGCGGCATCGACCGGCGAGACGAACGCCGCCGCCAGAAGGGCGCAGAACGCCCCCGACCGCAGGACGCCGCAGAGGCGGGAACTTGCGCGCTGGACGCGCGCGGGGACACTCGTGATCATGGGGACGCATCTACCAGGAAAGTCGGCCAAACCGTATGACAAGCAGTGAGATCAAGGCAACGGTGATCGTCGCCGCATGGAAGGCGGCGGACCAGTTGCCCCGGAGCGTCGGGAGCGCGCTCGCCCAGACCGGCGTGACGGTCGAGGTGGTGATCGTCGACGACGCCTCGCCCGACGACACCTTCGCGCGGGCGGAGGAACTGGCACGGGACGACCCACGCATCCGCGTGCTGCGGCTGACACGCAACGGCGGCCCCTCGGCCGCCCGCAACGCCGCGTTGGAGGTGGCGCGGGGAGAATGGGTGGCCGTCCTGGATGCCGACGACACCATGGCGCCCGATCGCCTGGCCGCGATGATCGCGCTGGGCGAAGCGCGCGGGGCCGATGCCGTGTTCGACGACCTGCAGCCGGTGGACGCGGCGGGGCACCCGCTCGGCCCCACACATCTCGCGCCGCTTGACATGCAGGGGCCGGAGGCCTGGTCGCTGGAGCGGTTCCTCGCCGGGTGCCAGGCCCGGCCGGGGGAGCCGTCGCTGGGCTATCTCAAGCCGGTGCTGCGGCGTGCCTTTCTCGACAGGCACGGCATCCGATACGACACCGCCCTGCGAAACGGCGAGGATTTCCACCTGATCGCGGCCCTGCTGGCACAGGGCGGTCGGCTCTGGGCGCTGCCCGAGGCGCGGTATCGCTACACGCGTCAGACGGGTTCGATCTCGGCGCGCCTGAACCCGGACCACGCACGCGCCCTGGACCGCGCGGATGCGGCATTTATGGATCGCCATGGTGCGCATGCGGGGGTCAAGCGGCTGATGCGGCGGCGGCGGCATCGATTGGCATCGCTGTCGACGGCCGAGGATATCATGGTGGCGTTGAAGACGCGCCGACCGGCTGCGGCGATCCGCGCGCTCGCGTCGCGGCCATCGGCAGCCCCGCGCCTGATGCGACAGCTGGCGGAGGCAATCTCCCGCCGACTGGCACGATGATTCGGGCTTGCGCGGATGTCCGCCGACGTGATTGCAGCGACTTCGAGGCAAAAAAATGACCGGAAGCTTACAACATATTGAATAGAACGATTTGTTTCACACAACATATAGAGCGGTCACGAAATCCTCAGTTGTGAGGTCCGCCAAATGGGTAAATAAAGTCTTAACGCCGCAATTTCGGCGTGAGTGGGGTCATGCGGCGGCAGGGGCAGGTCGGTGGCTTTCTTGTTTTGAGCAGTTTTCAATCGACCCGGGGGGGTTGGATCATGGAATATATTCGCAGCGAGGGTGACTTCGCGCGCCGAGGGCCGCGCATCTCGCCGACCAAGCACGCGGTAAAGCGTTCTCTGGACATCGTTTTTTCACTCGTCCTTCTTTTCCTGCTGGCGCCGTTGATGGCGATCATCGCTCTGCTGATCATGTGGCGCGACGGGGGCGGGGCGATCTTCGCACATGAACGCGTGGGCCGGGGAGGCGACCGATTCGGCTGCCTCAAATTCCGTACCATGGTCAAGGATGCGGATGTCCAGCTTGCCCGACTGTTGCGTGACGACCCGTCCGTGCGTGCCGAATGGGACGCGAATCAGAAGCTGAAGGACGATCCGCGCATCCTGAAGGGCATTGGACACGTGCTTCGCGCGACCAGCCTCGACGAGCTGCCGCAGCTCTGGAACGTGCTGATGGGGCATATGAGCCTTGTCGGTCCGCGCCCCGTGGTCGAGGCGGAACTGCAGCGTTACGGCACGGCGTGCAGCCTGTATCTCTCGGTGCGTCCGGGTCTGACGGGCCCATGGCAGATCGGCGAGCGGTCCAACGGGTCCTACGACTCGCGAGTGTCCGAGGACAGCGCCTACATCCAGAACTGGACGCTGTCGCAGGATGTCGCGATCATCTTCCGCACGGCGATGATGGTTCTGCGGGGTCGGGCGCCGGGCGCGTACTAGAGGTCGCCGCGGGAGTCGTGGGCCAGACCCGCGACGTCCCATCTATCTGGTCGGCGCGGGGCGATCCGGGCCGACCGAACCGGCGGACGACGTGTCGCGACCCAGGCAATCGAGAGTGTCAGGACCGCGCCGCCGATCCAGAATATCAGGACGGCGAGCCATGCCGGACTGCCGAAGGCCGCCCATAGGACAACCGCCGACGCGAGGGCCGTTCCGTATCCGAGCGCAATGATCCTTAGCATTCGAGCCTTTCCGCAAAGGCGGGGCGATTCCGCAAACCTACTTGTGATATGGCGTTCCGACGAAGAAAGTCGAGTCACCATGGCCGATCGGACCAATCCTGAACCAGTCGGCACAGGCGATTCGCCGCAAACCGGCGCGATGATGCCGACCGGCGGGTCCGGCACGGCGACGGCGTCCGGGCGGTCGCGCCGTCTTCTGATGCGTGGCGTCAAGCTCGCGCTCTGCGCGGCGCTTCTGGTCTGGATCATCCGGTCAGCCGATCTGTCCGCGGTCTTCGCCGCCCTGGCAGGCGCCGATCCGGCCCTGCTGGCGCTGGCGGTGTCGATGCAACTGCTGGGCGCCGCGATCGTCGCGATGCGGTGGCAGCGACTGCTGGCCGTGCGCGACGTCCGGCCGGGATTCCGCTATCTCTGGGGTTCCACCGTCAGCGCGTTCTTCTTCCGGCAGTTCCTGCCTTCGGTCGTGGGCGGCGACGCGATCCGCAGCTACGATGCCTGGCGGGCGGGGGCCACGCCGGGGTTCTCGGCGCTCTCGCTGGTGGTCGACCGCCTGTTCGGTCTGCTGACGCTGATCGGCTTCGTGGCGATCGCCGCGCTGTCGATCCGGCAGGTGGTCGAGGATCTGCCCGGGTTCTGGCTCTATGTCGGGATCGGCCTCGCCGTCGTGGGGGGCGGCCTGGGGGCCCTTCTGATGCCGGGGCGCATCCCCTGGCCCGCGCGCATGCCCGCCAAACTGCGGCGCATCGCCGACGGGCTGCGCGCCTTCGACGGCGCCCGGGGCGTGGTGCTGCCCTGCCTCGGCCTGTCGATCCTGCTGCAGATCAACGTGGTGACCTTCTACTTCGTTCTGTCCCAGGCGCTGGATCTGGGCGTGTCCTATGGTGCCTTCTTCGCGATCGTGCCGGTCGCGATCTTCGCGATGATGGCGCCGCTGTCGATCAACGCCATCGGCATCCGCGAAGCGATCTTCATCCTGCTGCTGGGCCTCTGGGGTGTCGACCGCGACCACGCGCTGGCCTTCGCCTGGGCGGAGTTCGGCGCCATCCTGACCGCCGGTCTGTTCGGCGGCATCGTCTATGCCCTGCGGCGCGGCACCGCGCGGCCGCCGCGCGTGGCGGACACGGCATGACGGCCGGCCATGGGTGGCGCGGACGGGCGTGGCCGGCCCGCAGCGCGGGAGGCGCGCATGTCGCTTAGCTATCGCGCCGATATCGACGGCCTGCGCGCGGTCGCCGTCCTGCCGGTCCTGGCCTTCCATTTCGGCCAGCCCTGGATGCCGGGGGGGTTCGTCGGTGTCGACGTGTTCTTCGTGATCTCGGGCTTCCTCATCACCTCGATCATCCAGCGCGAGCTGTCGGCGGGCACCTTCTCGCTCCTGCATTTCTATGAGCGTCGGATCCGCCGCATCCTGCCCGCGTTGTTCGTCG
Proteins encoded in this region:
- a CDS encoding glycosyltransferase family 1 protein: MKTFDILVVADPRFAGGSTAALVADVSAMAASGLKVGLLFVRSGYLDDARDPANPKALALRDLNGVIALSPGISATAPLAFLHHPLVFARGIEERADLRADRAVLVAHHTPFRADGSLEYNPLGALRRARAALGLNAWIAPVSAVVRAQIAGFAPLLRQTSEDWPNMFDPADWPVLRAPFDGGDVVIGRHGRSDPLKFPATGPEIDAALPAGPGLRVRVLGCPAAALAARGAHPDRWEVLSFGAEPVVDFLNSLDIFTYHYHPALLEAFGRTVVEAALCGRPCLLDPRLQATFGDLAQYCTPAEVRNAVARIASDPTAARDRAEEVRRRMATRFGAAGLTDRLARLRDDPGDASRAGVVTPPLVLARKLVGHYRRRLAGADG
- a CDS encoding glycosyltransferase family 2 protein, whose product is MNREAPHVTVVIAAWNAAATLDRAIDAALSQTVPVEIVVVDDASTDGTGDLAARRAAGDARLRVLRQPRNLGPSAARNRAIAESGAPWIAVLDSDDWMEPDRLARLSSIAAETGADMVADDLWKQVDGAPDAERTRMLSDTELGRMEVDAAAFVRANLSSRHGGRREMGFLKPLMSRAFLERQNLTYVPEIRLGEDFVLYTRALIAGARFIVTDPHGYVATVRANSLSGAHPTAAHAQLIAADRAMLRTPDLPGDVRAALHAHMLEQQKKWAWRRMIDAVRRSDPRAAAACFWAPPRVGADLLARLGREAIGRIGPSR
- a CDS encoding family 16 glycosylhydrolase gives rise to the protein MITSVPARVQRASSRLCGVLRSGAFCALLAAAFVSPVDAAPEGAFLSRFVAGERLDDGWQVSHFTIRSNGFRTAWVRDAVGWFDDALSLSLVPSPDEAETEFHGAEVQRRLRTHYGRYEVEMTAARGEGVISSFFTYTGPFYGDPQDEIDLEFLGRDTTRVWVTRFAKGAPLPGQWVDLGFDAAEGSHVYAFDWSPEEIVWYADGRELFRVHADDTAIPDIPGRIMFNIWAGGEAQADWSGVAPGDVKARALYRCVSYRPPGSDAPMCSDGDVGG
- a CDS encoding glycosyltransferase family 2 protein, which codes for MTSSEIKATVIVAAWKAADQLPRSVGSALAQTGVTVEVVIVDDASPDDTFARAEELARDDPRIRVLRLTRNGGPSAARNAALEVARGEWVAVLDADDTMAPDRLAAMIALGEARGADAVFDDLQPVDAAGHPLGPTHLAPLDMQGPEAWSLERFLAGCQARPGEPSLGYLKPVLRRAFLDRHGIRYDTALRNGEDFHLIAALLAQGGRLWALPEARYRYTRQTGSISARLNPDHARALDRADAAFMDRHGAHAGVKRLMRRRRHRLASLSTAEDIMVALKTRRPAAAIRALASRPSAAPRLMRQLAEAISRRLAR
- a CDS encoding sugar transferase, which encodes MRRQGQVGGFLVLSSFQSTRGGWIMEYIRSEGDFARRGPRISPTKHAVKRSLDIVFSLVLLFLLAPLMAIIALLIMWRDGGGAIFAHERVGRGGDRFGCLKFRTMVKDADVQLARLLRDDPSVRAEWDANQKLKDDPRILKGIGHVLRATSLDELPQLWNVLMGHMSLVGPRPVVEAELQRYGTACSLYLSVRPGLTGPWQIGERSNGSYDSRVSEDSAYIQNWTLSQDVAIIFRTAMMVLRGRAPGAY
- a CDS encoding lysylphosphatidylglycerol synthase transmembrane domain-containing protein yields the protein MRGVKLALCAALLVWIIRSADLSAVFAALAGADPALLALAVSMQLLGAAIVAMRWQRLLAVRDVRPGFRYLWGSTVSAFFFRQFLPSVVGGDAIRSYDAWRAGATPGFSALSLVVDRLFGLLTLIGFVAIAALSIRQVVEDLPGFWLYVGIGLAVVGGGLGALLMPGRIPWPARMPAKLRRIADGLRAFDGARGVVLPCLGLSILLQINVVTFYFVLSQALDLGVSYGAFFAIVPVAIFAMMAPLSINAIGIREAIFILLLGLWGVDRDHALAFAWAEFGAILTAGLFGGIVYALRRGTARPPRVADTA